From the genome of Arthrobacter alpinus, one region includes:
- a CDS encoding enoyl-CoA hydratase/isomerase family protein gives MSYFIIDHPRPGLAIATINRPEKLNTMTGPLLEEAVEQFAALDRDPETRVLILTGAGRAFCAGGDLSEGPGGAVTAGLSGEAAGDLLLDFMKTSTILSKGNFTTIAAVNGACAGAGLSWAAACDLRVSASAARFNTAFLNAGLSGDFGGYWFLERLIGRGRAIDLYLRPRPFDAQEALDIGFVSAVVHNALESASEIADKLLDCAPIALQSMKRNFVDSSLPLGEYLTQEAHRHSACVDANDAAEAARAFVEKRAPHFVGR, from the coding sequence ATGTCTTACTTCATCATCGACCACCCGCGCCCGGGACTGGCGATCGCCACAATTAACCGACCCGAGAAGCTAAATACGATGACCGGGCCGCTTCTTGAGGAAGCGGTAGAACAGTTCGCCGCCCTCGACCGTGATCCTGAAACTCGAGTTCTCATCCTTACCGGAGCAGGACGCGCGTTCTGCGCAGGGGGTGACCTCAGCGAGGGCCCCGGGGGCGCTGTGACTGCGGGTCTATCGGGAGAAGCCGCCGGGGACCTCCTTCTCGATTTTATGAAGACAAGCACAATCCTCAGCAAAGGAAACTTCACCACCATCGCCGCAGTCAATGGAGCTTGCGCAGGTGCTGGACTTTCTTGGGCAGCGGCATGTGATCTGCGAGTAAGCGCCTCGGCCGCAAGATTTAATACAGCTTTTCTAAATGCCGGCCTCTCAGGGGATTTCGGAGGCTACTGGTTTCTTGAACGCCTCATCGGACGAGGACGAGCTATTGACCTATACCTTCGGCCGCGACCATTCGATGCTCAGGAAGCCCTCGACATTGGTTTCGTATCCGCTGTCGTACACAACGCTCTTGAAAGCGCGTCGGAAATCGCAGATAAGCTTCTTGACTGTGCCCCCATTGCGCTTCAATCGATGAAACGGAATTTCGTGGACTCCAGTTTGCCGCTTGGTGAATACCTCACTCAGGAGGCGCACCGGCACTCCGCTTGCGTGGACGCGAACGACGCAGCAGAAGCGGCGCGGGCGTTCGTGGAGAAGCGTGCTCCCCATTTTGTTGGTCGCTGA
- a CDS encoding TetR family transcriptional regulator — MENDLMNITQEFGEDVPTDRLSSMPNVQSEKPRRKSPSRVTSVNTRDAIVAAAVSAFYDNGYHGTAIREIASRADLSLSALYHYFASKQELLAGIIDGFMVESVRVIDAAVQSAGADPGARLRAAARTQVHRNATNIALSFITNSEIRSLEGANQLRHIGHRDQIQALFDDAVMDGRKQRLFDVTYPKEASRAIVTMCTAVATWYRPTGPLTPDEVADRYGEYALNLVNAS; from the coding sequence ATGGAAAATGATCTTATGAACATTACTCAAGAATTTGGTGAGGATGTCCCAACCGATAGACTCTCATCGATGCCGAATGTCCAGTCTGAGAAGCCAAGACGCAAGTCTCCCTCGCGCGTAACATCTGTCAATACGCGCGACGCGATCGTAGCGGCTGCAGTGAGCGCATTCTACGATAATGGATATCATGGCACTGCGATACGTGAGATCGCGTCGCGTGCGGACCTCTCGTTGTCGGCTCTGTACCACTACTTCGCGTCAAAGCAGGAACTGCTGGCAGGCATTATTGACGGTTTCATGGTCGAATCCGTTCGGGTGATCGACGCGGCGGTACAGTCCGCTGGTGCAGATCCTGGGGCTCGACTCCGTGCCGCGGCTCGCACCCAAGTCCACCGAAACGCCACTAACATTGCGCTGAGCTTCATCACCAACAGTGAGATCCGGAGTCTCGAAGGCGCAAATCAACTACGCCACATCGGTCATAGGGATCAGATTCAGGCACTTTTTGACGATGCGGTCATGGACGGAAGGAAGCAAAGGCTGTTCGATGTCACATACCCGAAGGAAGCCAGCCGTGCGATCGTCACAATGTGCACCGCCGTCGCAACATGGTACCGGCCCACCGGGCCGCTCACTCCTGACGAAGTTGCCGACCGCTACGGTGAGTACGCACTGAATCTGGTGAACGCAAGCTAG
- a CDS encoding MaoC family dehydratase, whose protein sequence is MTPNVLPNMKVRSPRWHDLLDVRTIDSSGDPQADLKEPTYENVEVGELFGPEVLPLTQYRAMRYDFIMGSRNALSGVTGSNNSPLAHPGSFSNELFEIYTLNYAASKIVGVHASEEIWLEQAASVGENIVLSGEFVEKYEKRGQGYAVVSGEARDQAGNLLARRLGTEIMRTVPGDVVGRKASSGSSARRMDTTVDRSARRVGPNANNFSPGDWFEFDPHLVTFEQAALYSRFGEYVTSIHGSMEAAQSAGLKVPIVQGQQQMCLLLDGFFSLIGPRFHSGGHIAAKFIGPVRVFSELTLQGRVFSCDGTPSTTRFECWLTDETGRTVTVATAEWTEK, encoded by the coding sequence ATGACACCTAATGTCTTGCCCAATATGAAGGTTCGATCCCCCCGCTGGCACGATCTGCTCGATGTCCGCACCATTGATTCGTCTGGCGATCCGCAGGCGGATTTGAAGGAGCCGACATACGAAAACGTTGAAGTCGGAGAACTGTTTGGGCCCGAAGTGCTCCCACTAACGCAGTACCGCGCGATGCGGTACGACTTCATCATGGGGAGTCGCAATGCGCTCTCGGGTGTAACCGGTTCAAATAACTCCCCGCTCGCTCACCCGGGCAGCTTCTCAAATGAATTGTTCGAGATCTACACGCTCAATTACGCCGCCAGTAAGATCGTCGGAGTGCACGCGAGTGAAGAGATCTGGCTCGAGCAAGCCGCGTCCGTTGGCGAGAATATAGTTCTTAGCGGGGAGTTCGTCGAGAAGTACGAAAAGCGTGGCCAGGGTTACGCGGTTGTGAGTGGCGAAGCTCGCGACCAAGCGGGGAATCTACTCGCACGCCGACTTGGTACAGAGATCATGCGCACCGTTCCCGGCGATGTCGTCGGACGAAAGGCGTCATCTGGCTCGAGTGCAAGGCGCATGGACACAACGGTGGACCGATCTGCTCGCCGGGTGGGGCCGAACGCGAATAATTTTTCGCCCGGAGACTGGTTTGAATTCGATCCGCACCTCGTCACGTTCGAGCAGGCCGCACTGTACTCCCGCTTCGGCGAGTATGTCACGTCCATTCACGGCAGCATGGAAGCAGCACAGTCGGCGGGTCTAAAAGTCCCGATTGTGCAAGGTCAGCAGCAGATGTGCCTTCTCTTGGACGGGTTCTTCTCGCTCATCGGTCCTCGGTTCCACAGCGGAGGTCATATAGCGGCGAAGTTCATCGGCCCGGTTCGTGTGTTCTCAGAGCTCACCCTCCAGGGCCGCGTCTTCAGTTGTGACGGCACCCCTTCCACTACGCGCTTCGAATGCTGGCTCACAGACGAGACGGGGCGCACTGTAACCGTCGCAACAGCAGAATGGACCGAAAAATGA
- a CDS encoding MFS transporter: MSTPLQEQIALARKAATASLIGTAIEWYDFFIFATASTLVFGRVFFPENDPLTGILLSFAIFGVGFFARPLGGIVFGLIGDRKGRKVALVATLMIMGLATTAIALVPTTAQIGILAPILLVILRLVQGFATGGEWGGAALVAVEFAPEGKKGKYGSFTQVGNALGIVMSTGAFAIVSLLPDEQLLSWGWRLPFLFSIVLVVAGLVIRMKLTETPDFIRATEEAERNKAAAIVVTEASPLKTIGRKYLGRTLLAMGIAYGVGTLGYVMLTFVITYSVEFTEIDRTLALTATTVGAAIGVFVFYGMGIASDRFNARRVVMFGATIGMLLAFPFFWLLDTNSTFALFAVAIIGFNLAYGPQYAAEPVLFAGLFPARVRYTGLSLVLQIPSILFGMTATIATALLIATNGDPWALSLYILFTQALVFICAYFLRQSTDRDDAELALTEVPAESTAS, encoded by the coding sequence GTGAGTACACCCCTGCAAGAGCAGATCGCTCTCGCCCGGAAAGCTGCAACCGCCTCATTGATCGGAACCGCGATCGAGTGGTACGACTTTTTCATCTTTGCCACTGCCTCAACCTTGGTGTTCGGCCGCGTCTTCTTCCCAGAAAATGACCCACTTACGGGAATACTTCTGTCATTCGCAATCTTCGGTGTGGGATTCTTCGCCCGTCCACTCGGCGGAATTGTCTTTGGGCTCATCGGAGACCGAAAAGGCCGTAAAGTGGCGCTCGTCGCGACGCTAATGATCATGGGCCTGGCAACCACTGCGATCGCCTTAGTGCCGACTACAGCGCAGATTGGCATCCTCGCACCAATCCTGCTGGTAATTCTTCGCCTAGTCCAAGGCTTCGCTACAGGCGGTGAATGGGGCGGCGCAGCGCTCGTAGCTGTCGAATTCGCGCCGGAGGGGAAGAAAGGCAAGTACGGTAGCTTCACCCAAGTAGGCAATGCGCTCGGAATCGTGATGTCGACTGGAGCTTTCGCGATTGTCTCTCTACTCCCAGATGAGCAGCTCCTCTCGTGGGGCTGGCGACTGCCTTTCTTATTCAGCATCGTTCTGGTGGTCGCTGGCTTGGTAATTCGGATGAAGCTCACGGAAACGCCCGACTTCATTCGTGCCACAGAGGAAGCTGAGCGCAACAAAGCCGCAGCAATCGTCGTCACGGAGGCATCTCCCCTGAAGACGATCGGCCGCAAGTATCTTGGACGTACTCTTCTCGCTATGGGAATCGCATACGGTGTTGGGACGCTTGGCTATGTGATGCTGACCTTTGTCATCACCTACTCAGTGGAGTTCACAGAAATCGATCGGACTCTCGCGCTGACGGCCACAACCGTGGGCGCCGCGATCGGGGTCTTCGTATTTTACGGAATGGGAATAGCCTCAGACCGATTCAACGCTCGTCGTGTCGTCATGTTCGGCGCAACCATTGGAATGCTTTTGGCGTTTCCCTTCTTCTGGCTGCTCGATACCAACTCGACCTTCGCGCTTTTTGCAGTCGCCATCATCGGATTCAACCTCGCGTACGGCCCGCAGTATGCCGCTGAGCCTGTGCTCTTCGCGGGCCTGTTTCCCGCCCGAGTGCGGTACACAGGACTATCACTTGTCTTGCAGATCCCTTCGATACTCTTCGGTATGACCGCGACCATCGCCACGGCGCTGCTGATCGCCACTAACGGTGATCCCTGGGCCTTGTCGCTGTACATTCTGTTTACCCAAGCGTTGGTCTTCATTTGCGCATACTTCCTGCGACAGAGTACCGATCGGGATGACGCTGAACTCGCTCTGACTGAAGTTCCGGCAGAATCGACAGCATCATGA
- a CDS encoding aldehyde dehydrogenase family protein: MDRKMTVTRDQAIAVIEKLAPTPMLIAGEFVGGKGSGELTISDPARDSTIIAVQSASTDQLGQAVTAASAAQREWENVSPTDRAATLHRLADAIETCADQFTAVITTQLGSPVGLSERLHVRLAVADIRAVAEALVSMKFEQQIGASMVLERAAGVVFAITPWNYPLHQVVAKVAPAIAAGCSVILKPSEEALGAAALFARCVQESGLPAGVLNVVVGGGREIANELVGHPGIDVVSFTGSTEVGSAIARQAAGTITRVHLELGGKSPSLIAPSGDLTTGVKVTLANCFLNSGQSCNALTRLLVPRENLSQVEQQILGLMPRHQPVDPWSNGARMGSVVSVARQASIWSDIQAAKDRGDTILAGGTGLPDGIERGAFVRPTVFFDTDPNSPIAQEEVFGPVLTVLAYDDLNHALELANATRYGLGGSVWASTNHEAADIAREIRSGQVDLNGGAFNPAAPFGGFKASGYGRELGRYGIASFIEPQSLQN, encoded by the coding sequence ATGGACCGAAAAATGACTGTAACGCGCGACCAAGCAATTGCAGTAATCGAGAAACTCGCGCCAACCCCCATGCTCATCGCCGGGGAATTCGTCGGAGGGAAAGGTTCGGGCGAACTGACCATCTCAGATCCCGCCCGTGACAGCACCATCATCGCTGTCCAATCCGCGTCCACAGACCAGCTGGGGCAGGCGGTTACAGCCGCGTCTGCAGCGCAACGAGAGTGGGAGAATGTTTCGCCCACCGACCGTGCCGCCACACTTCACCGGCTTGCCGACGCCATCGAAACGTGCGCCGATCAGTTCACGGCAGTCATTACTACCCAGCTCGGCTCGCCCGTCGGACTTTCCGAACGACTCCACGTTCGGCTAGCGGTCGCAGACATCAGGGCAGTCGCCGAGGCGCTGGTCTCCATGAAGTTTGAACAGCAGATTGGCGCCTCTATGGTGCTTGAGCGGGCCGCCGGAGTCGTATTCGCGATCACTCCATGGAATTATCCACTGCATCAAGTCGTGGCCAAGGTTGCACCTGCGATCGCAGCGGGGTGTTCCGTGATCCTGAAGCCCAGCGAAGAGGCACTCGGTGCCGCTGCCCTTTTCGCGCGCTGCGTCCAGGAGAGCGGACTACCTGCAGGAGTATTGAACGTCGTCGTCGGCGGAGGCAGAGAGATTGCCAATGAACTCGTTGGCCACCCTGGTATTGATGTAGTGTCCTTCACTGGCTCGACCGAAGTTGGCTCCGCGATCGCACGGCAAGCAGCAGGAACGATCACCCGCGTACACCTAGAGCTAGGGGGTAAATCACCCAGCCTAATTGCCCCAAGCGGCGACCTTACCACGGGTGTTAAAGTGACCCTAGCAAACTGTTTCCTGAACTCGGGTCAGAGCTGCAACGCATTGACTCGTCTCCTGGTACCCAGAGAGAACCTGAGCCAAGTAGAACAGCAGATTCTTGGGTTGATGCCACGCCATCAGCCGGTGGACCCATGGTCGAATGGTGCCCGCATGGGTTCAGTCGTTTCGGTCGCACGCCAGGCCTCCATCTGGAGCGATATTCAGGCCGCCAAAGACCGCGGTGACACGATTCTTGCAGGCGGCACGGGGCTCCCGGATGGCATCGAACGAGGGGCTTTCGTGCGGCCCACTGTCTTTTTCGACACGGACCCTAATAGCCCAATAGCGCAAGAAGAGGTCTTCGGCCCTGTTCTCACCGTTCTCGCCTACGACGATCTGAACCACGCCCTCGAACTGGCAAACGCAACCCGCTACGGGCTCGGCGGGAGTGTTTGGGCCTCGACGAACCACGAAGCGGCTGACATTGCACGCGAAATCCGTTCAGGCCAGGTAGATCTTAACGGCGGAGCATTCAACCCCGCCGCTCCTTTCGGTGGCTTCAAAGCATCAGGATACGGTCGAGAACTCGGCCGGTACGGGATTGCCAGCTTCATCGAACCGCAGTCGCTGCAGAACTGA